From the Clostridiales bacterium FE2011 genome, one window contains:
- a CDS encoding nucleoside deaminase, with protein sequence MKRCYELAVSSGKKGHDTFGAVLVYDGKILEEAENTADFAKRIFGHAEFNLVHKCANKYSDDILEKSVLYTSCAPCERCLGAIASLGIHTVVCGVSYKEFCKLLPFDYQAVDREGLLKQLGILMTLKESVLEDEGMHVFEWWGGEYHPLEELIAEMDEVKKNNR encoded by the coding sequence ATGAAAAGATGCTATGAACTGGCCGTCAGTTCAGGAAAAAAGGGACACGATACCTTTGGTGCCGTGCTTGTTTATGATGGAAAAATCCTGGAGGAGGCGGAAAATACTGCCGACTTTGCCAAACGGATCTTCGGACATGCGGAATTCAATCTGGTACACAAATGCGCCAATAAGTATTCCGATGATATTCTGGAAAAGTCTGTTTTATATACCAGCTGTGCACCGTGCGAGAGATGTCTGGGTGCTATAGCCTCCCTGGGCATTCATACTGTTGTGTGCGGTGTATCATATAAGGAGTTTTGCAAACTGCTGCCGTTTGATTATCAGGCCGTTGACCGTGAAGGACTTCTTAAGCAGCTTGGAATCCTGATGACGCTGAAGGAATCAGTACTTGAAGATGAAGGCATGCATGTATTTGAATGGTGGGGCGGCGAATACCATCCCTTAGAAGAATTAATCGCTGAAATGGATGAAGTCAAAAAGAACAACCGGTAG
- a CDS encoding GNAT family N-acetyltransferase has product MDIEFRKAEIADAELLIDIYNAAFYSDYLKYGECPAYGKTKEMMEQSIIDYPKHLIIFDGKPVGSVSCKKMDDGTYKVGCLCVIPEFQGKGIGTAAMEFAKSYYEDWKKFTLVTPVDKNENVKFYTEKCGFDIQSVEMDGNVKVYRFILER; this is encoded by the coding sequence ATGGACATTGAATTCAGGAAAGCTGAAATAGCGGATGCAGAATTGCTGATAGATATCTATAACGCTGCGTTTTACAGCGATTATCTGAAATACGGCGAATGCCCTGCATATGGAAAAACCAAAGAGATGATGGAGCAGTCCATCATTGATTATCCAAAGCATCTGATCATTTTTGACGGCAAGCCGGTCGGCTCTGTTTCATGCAAAAAGATGGATGACGGAACCTATAAAGTCGGATGTTTGTGTGTCATTCCGGAGTTTCAGGGCAAAGGGATCGGAACAGCTGCCATGGAATTCGCAAAATCATATTATGAGGACTGGAAAAAATTCACCCTGGTCACCCCGGTGGATAAAAACGAAAACGTGAAGTTTTATACAGAAAAATGCGGTTTTGATATCCAGTCTGTTGAAATGGACGGGAATGTGAAAGTATATCGTTTTATTTTGGAAAGATAG
- a CDS encoding alpha/beta hydrolase, which produces MPYAKLNDLNLYYEEFGRGETVLFLHSHFSRGLLAFSGQIIPFSGKYRCLFPDFRGHGRTLCDDLTWNSRMVADDMAMFLDKLGVHQAHIIGYSCGAYVGCHMAANYPHKVKSLVTIGGAAHPRPEGATDFLPENLLKNGHTDFIEDMKVRHYEAHRGDWQTYLKNTVADWQQSPHLTNAEWQSITCPAFFINGENDPFGTCEEMQEKVPSAKIYKVLGGGHRPHFVGEQIEDINSRILGFLSSVN; this is translated from the coding sequence ATGCCTTACGCAAAACTCAACGATCTGAATCTGTACTATGAGGAATTTGGCAGGGGCGAAACAGTATTGTTTCTGCACAGCCATTTCAGCCGGGGATTGCTGGCTTTCTCCGGACAGATCATTCCCTTCTCCGGGAAATATCGGTGCTTATTCCCTGATTTCCGCGGTCACGGACGAACCCTGTGCGACGATCTTACCTGGAACAGTCGAATGGTTGCTGATGACATGGCCATGTTCCTGGACAAACTGGGAGTCCACCAGGCGCATATCATCGGGTATAGCTGCGGTGCCTATGTAGGCTGCCACATGGCAGCCAATTATCCACATAAAGTAAAGAGCCTGGTAACCATCGGAGGCGCGGCTCATCCCCGGCCGGAAGGGGCGACAGATTTCCTGCCGGAGAATCTGCTTAAGAACGGTCACACGGATTTCATCGAGGACATGAAAGTCAGGCATTATGAGGCGCACCGGGGCGACTGGCAGACGTATCTGAAAAACACCGTAGCTGACTGGCAGCAAAGTCCCCATCTGACGAATGCCGAGTGGCAGAGCATTACCTGTCCGGCATTTTTCATCAACGGGGAGAATGATCCCTTTGGCACCTGTGAGGAAATGCAGGAAAAAGTTCCTTCAGCAAAGATTTACAAGGTCCTCGGCGGCGGTCACCGGCCTCATTTTGTCGGTGAACAGATAGAGGATATTAACAGCAGGATTCTGGGCTTTCTATCTTCAGTGAATTGA
- a CDS encoding haloacid dehalogenase-like hydrolase — MKRLLAVVLTLVMVVTLLAVPAFAEEDGFVFSEWNPDAPALKTLIEYVEDVTDEASPNYIPPVDRIAVFDMDGTLCAELYPTYLEYYLLERRIFCDPTYEPDEEMLEFGRMLRDHALDKSFPDGMDVLHGEHAARAYAGMTLTEFQDFVTRQLVRETDGFEGMTNANTFYLPMIEVVEYLQENEFKVYVCSGSDRFLCRTFIEGNLDIPYEQIIGMDVDIEATNEDGADGLKYVYTSEDNIVRTDRLMIKNLKMNKVKAIVKEIGRQPVLSFGNSSGDVSMHNYTIFNNRYKSAAFMLIADDEERDYGNTEKVQPLKQKWEESGYHVISMKDDFRTIYGDDVVKTGSFHWLEEFADNIQPAAATGE; from the coding sequence ATGAAAAGACTGCTGGCTGTAGTGTTGACCCTGGTGATGGTGGTTACGCTGCTTGCGGTTCCGGCGTTTGCCGAGGAAGACGGTTTTGTGTTTTCGGAATGGAATCCGGACGCACCGGCGCTGAAAACGCTGATCGAATACGTGGAAGATGTAACGGATGAAGCGTCTCCGAATTATATTCCGCCTGTGGACCGGATTGCTGTTTTCGATATGGACGGTACGCTCTGCGCAGAGCTTTATCCGACTTATCTGGAATATTATCTGCTGGAACGCAGGATCTTCTGCGATCCGACTTATGAACCGGATGAGGAGATGCTGGAATTCGGGCGGATGCTGCGGGATCACGCGCTGGATAAATCATTCCCGGACGGTATGGACGTGCTTCACGGCGAACATGCGGCCCGGGCTTATGCCGGCATGACACTGACGGAGTTCCAGGATTTTGTCACGCGGCAGCTGGTGCGTGAAACAGACGGATTCGAAGGAATGACCAACGCGAATACATTCTACCTGCCCATGATCGAGGTTGTGGAATACCTGCAGGAGAATGAGTTCAAAGTCTATGTCTGCAGCGGAAGCGACCGGTTCCTTTGCCGGACGTTTATCGAAGGCAATCTGGACATCCCGTATGAGCAGATTATCGGTATGGATGTGGATATTGAGGCAACAAACGAAGACGGTGCGGACGGGCTGAAGTACGTATACACAAGCGAGGATAATATTGTCCGGACGGATCGGCTGATGATCAAGAACCTGAAAATGAACAAGGTCAAGGCGATCGTGAAGGAGATCGGACGCCAGCCGGTGCTTTCCTTCGGTAACAGCAGCGGCGACGTGAGCATGCACAACTATACAATCTTCAACAACAGGTATAAGAGCGCAGCCTTTATGCTGATTGCGGATGACGAGGAACGGGATTACGGCAACACGGAGAAGGTTCAGCCGCTGAAGCAAAAATGGGAAGAGAGCGGCTATCATGTGATTTCCATGAAAGACGATTTCAGGACGATCTATGGGGATGATGTGGTTAAGACAGGCAGTTTCCACTGGCTTGAAGAGTTCGCAGACAACATACAGCCTGCAGCCGCAACGGGGGAATAA
- a CDS encoding M15 family metallopeptidase, whose translation MKYSNDTHGFVSVGEVIPDVLLDIRYFSSFNFIGKRIDGYEEPAAILTREAAQALKEASREAMEQGFRLKIYDAYRPQKAVDHFVRWAKDPEDIRMKVFFYPDLEKTEIIPQGYIAEHSGHSRGSTVDLTLFDMATQQDVDMGGTFDFFGELSHPDYSGVSEVQHANRMLLQSLMVKHGFRPLETEWWHFTLENEPWPDTYFTFSVRNEFNH comes from the coding sequence ATGAAGTATTCGAATGACACACACGGCTTTGTCAGCGTCGGGGAAGTGATCCCGGACGTACTGCTGGATATCCGGTATTTTTCTTCTTTCAATTTCATCGGGAAACGGATCGACGGATATGAAGAACCGGCGGCCATTCTGACCCGGGAAGCGGCGCAGGCACTGAAAGAAGCCAGCAGGGAAGCGATGGAACAGGGATTCCGTCTCAAAATTTATGACGCTTACCGCCCGCAGAAGGCGGTGGATCACTTCGTTCGCTGGGCAAAGGATCCGGAGGATATCCGGATGAAGGTGTTTTTCTATCCGGACCTGGAAAAGACGGAAATCATTCCGCAGGGATATATCGCGGAACATTCCGGACACAGCCGGGGCAGTACCGTGGATCTGACGCTGTTTGACATGGCCACGCAGCAGGATGTGGATATGGGCGGCACGTTTGATTTTTTCGGCGAACTGAGCCATCCGGATTATTCCGGCGTCAGTGAAGTACAGCATGCGAATCGCATGCTGCTGCAATCACTCATGGTGAAACACGGCTTCCGTCCGCTGGAAACAGAATGGTGGCATTTTACCCTGGAAAACGAACCCTGGCCGGATACATATTTCACTTTTTCGGTCAGAAATGAATTCAACCACTGA